Below is a window of Archocentrus centrarchus isolate MPI-CPG fArcCen1 unplaced genomic scaffold, fArcCen1 scaffold_54_ctg1, whole genome shotgun sequence DNA.
tAAAGTGGACGCCACATCTATTCAATGTCCACATCTGGGAATACAGTTAAATAAGTTTTGCAGTTCCAAGCTCAGGAAAAATAGTCAGGACAACTGTTCACCCAGTCTTTTAGTGCCTAAAATGTTTTAGCTTCCAGGAGTAAAATTAAGTCTAACTTTGTCCGATTATATCTACCAGTGGAAACTAAGTCAAAAttcatttttctaaaaaatTTAGATGAAATACGCAATTTGGTGAGTCCTAATTCTGATTTTATGCCAAAGTATGATGTAGGCCCTATTAGGGACTGTGAACCTTTTATCAGACTGAAATCTGCTTTTTGCCCTTGTTAAAAACAATATCCTCTTAAACCAGAGGCTGTTGCTGGCATAACACAAGTATTTAACTCCTTATTGGCTACTGGAGTTATTGTTTCATGTCTTCTCCCGTTTCTATTCCTTTTTTCCCTGTGGAGTTAAAAATAGGGCTGTTCCCAGAGCCCCTATAGTACCTAATCcacatgccattttttttttttttttttttttttgtggctcctTTCACAGATTACCTGATGGTGTCAACCATGTTGGCTCTGATCCTCTGTTTCAGGGATTCAAGCCTTTGCTACTCTGGAGGAGTGTCGTTTTTGAGCTAAGTGTACCTCCACCCTTCGTGGATGGTTtcttcaaagaaagaaagaaaaaaaaacacttgtctGCCTTCCCTTGGTTTGCAAAAATGGAGTCATGGGTCAGACCATGTCTCCAAAGGGGGGATACTAAGAATGatactttgaaaaacaaactggccaAATGTTATGAGGAGACGGGACTTTCTTGGGTTAAAGTTTTGTTATTAGTGGAAATGTACATGCACATAACACCATCAGAATTAGGACTTACTCCGTATAGAATAGAATGGTTTTACTGTCATTATATAGGatatacaatgagattggagggtcaCTCCTGTTTAGTGCCATATAATACAAAGTCAAAACttactaaaatgaaaataacataatctaatataatcaaatatatagaaaataaaaggtatattaaaactaaagaaaataagAGATGTATAAAGTATACACtggtgcatatatatatacattcataagaaatatattcattgtAATAGAAGGCAGAAGAGAGCTGTGATTTGAGTGACTGGATGAGGAAATTTTTACAAAGTAAACAAGTAATTGATGCTAGTAAACTGCCAGAAGCATCTTCTTTCTCTCCACAGGTGCCACTGATACAGCCAGGAGACTGGGTGCTGGTCAAGGTCATCAAATGGAAGTGCTGGTCAAACCCGAGGTGGGACGGTCCATATCAAGTTCTACTGACCAcaccaacagcagtgaaaatcgcTGAAAGATCTACGTGGATTCATCTgagtcactgcaagaaggtggaGCCACTTACTTCGGAGTCTGGTTACAAAGGGGGAAATTCCTTATAGTGGTTTTTTCGTCTCAAcccagtgaagaaaacaactgatcCCTACTCCTTTAGAATGGCGCCCTTCTGCAGCCTCATAATTATTTTCAGCGTGAGCACACTGCTAATTTTAGGAGGAACATCTTCATTAAATTACACCCAGTACCCACATGAATATGCAACCAATGAATGGTGGCAGTTAATGAACGTCACAGCTCATGTTAATAATTGGACAAAttgttatgtgtgtgcacatatgccaGTGGCAGGACACAATACTGGACTGAGGCCTTACAATGTTAGCTGGGAGCACTCATGGTGTCTCTATGGGTTGGCTACACATCCAGGGAGAAGAgctaagaaagaagaaagagctttatttgtcacatacatttacatgcagtgaaattcattctctgcatttaacccatcacacacatagagtatgtagtacacacagcatggagcagggggcagccaaagggcgcccggggagtgAAGCAAATTTTACCTCAATTCTTAACGTAAAGGGGATAAGTTCTCCTATTAATAGAAACTGTTCTATGTTAACAGATTTGCTCACTTGGCCCCAGTTAGCTAACCCCCTTCTTGAGGTGCTAATGTTGAatcatttgccagagaaagctTTTCCAGCATGTGTTATAGCAAATGGAACCATCAAGGTGGGTAGATTACCAGCCACTCTCTGTAATGCTACCTATTCGTACTGTCCACCAACAGATGAGAGACAATGCCTGACCTGCCTAAAAAATATTGCTTGTTATAATAATCTAACTGTACGGAGGAAGGAATGTCAGTCTGACCTGgcctacagaatacagatggacACTGGAGAGCTGAGTCAGTGCTCACGAGTAGCACCAGGACCCAAGGGAACAAGAGTGTTAGCGGATTGGTATTtcatctgtggtcacaaagcATACGTGTCCCTTCCCCCAGATTGGGGAGGCTTGTGTAGTGTTGCATATGTGTCAGATCAtgtctttttcatgcagtaCCAGGCCAGTCATCCACATCACAAGACGAAGCGACAGGTTGGAGAGTGGCTCACGAGCCATTCAGAAGTCCCAGAGGAGCTCCGGATTTGGGGAGTCGGAGCGAAGATTGCCCAGTCTATCTTTCCAAGAATTGGACTGGGATTTGTGCGTGaccaagtggaaataaatcGCTATGTAATATTACGTCTGGTAAATACAACCATAGCTCTAGGACAAggaactttaaaagagttaagttCACTCAGAGCAATGGTGATGCAAAATAGGATAGTATTAGATCTTTTGACAGCGTCCCAGGGTGGCGTGTGTAAGATTATTGGTAAGACATGTTGTACTTACATCCCAGATGAAGATGATGCTGGTGGAGCCATAAGGGAGGCActcgacagactgactgaattacAGAAATATGTACAGCAGGACACTCAGGAAAGCCAGAGTGATTGGTTTTCCTGGCTAAATGCGGGAACTTGGTGGCAGGTATTGTTGAAATGCCTGactcctgttttgtgtgtgttagtgttgatttgtgtgtttacaatgtGCATTCTGCCCTGCATCAGGTCCATGATAACAAAGATTTTTACTGGTTATGTTgtcatatttgcagcttcagatggtcGACCAAGACGCTGAAATGACTGcagatattttgtaaatatgtatatatctggcaatgaatgaaacccacactgaaaatgtgcaagcaAGTGGTGCGGCGTGGAAAAAAGATGCCAGTGAAGTTATGATAAACAGGGGGGaaatgttggagttatggtataaattccattctgtttattataaattatcatatcttctgtttgtatattttctataagttgttttatgtgcatatgatactgttgtttttatgtttgaaatgggaacacgtggtggtatttcttacaaaggaagttgtagttacctgcaggctgctctcggcctgcagagaacacatataggatacgtgtctcgtatacgccatgttacatgcgcacatgtcacagtatgcttacgaccatatatggtaaggaaaaagccaagaatgttgtttattacatgctgtaaactgtgtttgatgtaacccacgtgatcttattgtgaaaatccgaataaaagcgctgcgcaggaagcagttcgccaggacagataacttccgctcagctgagagctgagttcaaggaacggatctctcctccttgcgcaactTCAaatgagttgtgtgtttgttctctgagtttttaaaatgatctgaacctatcactgtgagaggccttcaaaaataaaataactacagttcccagcaagatgatgtcacttcctgttgttgcattaaaaacgtgatagtttatgctcacaacatggtggctgatatttaaatgtaggaaatgcttttagcagctgaggaatctggattatgtttttg
It encodes the following:
- the LOC115777477 gene encoding uncharacterized protein LOC115777477, which gives rise to MLAGSTHGVSMGWLHIQGEELRKKKELYLSHTFTCSEIHSLHLTHHTHRVCSTHSMEQGAAKGRPGSEANFTSILNVKGISSPINRNCSMLTDLLTWPQLANPLLEVLMLNHLPEKAFPACVIANGTIKVGRLPATLCNATYSYCPPTDERQCLTCLKNIACYNNLTVRRKECQSDLAYRIQMDTGELSQCSRVAPGPKGTRVLADWYFICGHKAYVSLPPDWGGLCSVAYVSDHVFFMQYQASHPHHKTKRQVGEWLTSHSEVPEELRIWGVGAKIAQSIFPRIGLGFVRDQVEINRYVILRLVNTTIALGQGTLKELSSLRAMVMQNRIVLDLLTASQGGVCKIIGKTCCTYIPDEDDAGGAIREALDRLTELQKYVQQDTQESQSDWFSWLNAGTWWQVLLKCLTPVLCVLVLICVFTMCILPCIRSMITKIFTGYVVIFAASDGRPRR